The Corticium candelabrum chromosome 17, ooCorCand1.1, whole genome shotgun sequence genome has a segment encoding these proteins:
- the LOC134193244 gene encoding mitochondrial uncoupling protein 4-like, whose product MASDFLYKYALSAAAATVAETVTFPLDLTKTRLQIQGEGAPNPTAYRGMLKTALGIIREEGPLKLWQGVSPAVLRHLVYTGCRMGFYEKLREDVFGRSLDGHFPFYKAVLSGGIAGAAAQFIASPTDLVKVQMQMEGRRKLEGKPARVRGTFHAFSRIVSEGGIRALWKGWAPNVQRAALVNMGDLTTYDTTKQALLQYTHLGDNSITHSIASAASGLVAATVGTPADVVKTRIMNQPQLYSSSLQCLKLTVQNEGMLALWKGFLPIWARMAPWSLTFWISYEQIRRIAGTSSF is encoded by the coding sequence ATGGCTTCCGATTTTCTCTACAAATACGCGCTATCCGCCGCTGCCGCTACGGTTGCTGAGACGGTGACATTCCCCCTCGACCTGACAAAAACACGACTGCAAATCCAAGGAGAGGGAGCCCCTAACCCCACAGCATACCGCGGGATGTTGAAGACCGCCCTGGGGATAATCCGAGAGGAAGGACCCCTCAAGCTCTGGCAAGGAGTCAGTCCGGCCGTACTACGACATCTTGTTTACACTGGATGTAGAATGGGATTCTATGAGAAACTTCGAGAGGATGTCTTTGGTCGATCACTTGATGGTCATTTTCCATTCTACAAAGCAGTACTGAGTGGTGGAATCGCTGGAGCTGCTGCTCAATTCATTGCCAGTCCGACCGACCTCGTTAAGGTTCAAATGCAGATGGAAGGTCGACGTAAACTCGAAGGAAAGCCGGCCCGAGTTCGAGGCACTTTTCACGCATTTTCAAGAATTGTCAGTGAAGGAGGAATACGCGCTCTGTGGAAAGGATGGGCACCCAATGTACAAAGGGCAGCTTTAGTAAACATGGGCGACTTGACTACATATGACACGACCAAGCAGGCACTCTTACAATATACTCATTTAGGGGATAACTCAATCACACATTCTATTGCTAGTGCAGCATCGGGATTAGTGGCAGCGACGGTCGGCACACCAGCCGACGTTGTTAAGACCCGGATTATGAATCAGCCACAACTCTATAGCTCATCGTTGCAGTGTTTGAAGCTAACTGTGCAAAATGAGGGCATGCTGGCCCTTTGGAAGGGATTTCTGCCTATATGGGCGAGGATGGCTCCGTGGTCGTTGACATTCTGGATATCGTACGAACAGATTAGACGAATTGCTGGAACATCATCTTTTTAA